Proteins encoded in a region of the Helicobacter sp. NHP19-003 genome:
- a CDS encoding ribbon-helix-helix domain-containing protein: MSENKNTPKSIQDALKNTNNPQANTFSAKDKAKPGRKPLPPHLKQNHIVTFYLSQEEYNTLKALADKEADSVSFFVKRYVLKNLVRG, from the coding sequence ATGAGTGAAAACAAAAACACCCCAAAATCTATCCAAGATGCTTTAAAAAACACCAACAACCCACAAGCAAACACTTTCAGTGCTAAAGACAAAGCCAAACCAGGCAGAAAACCTTTACCCCCACATTTAAAACAAAACCACATCGTTACCTTTTACTTGTCCCAAGAGGAATACAACACCCTCAAAGCTCTAGCCGACAAAGAAGCTGATAGTGTGAGTTTCTTTGTCAAACGCTATGTGTTGAAGAATTTGGTGAGGGGGTAG
- a CDS encoding tetratricopeptide repeat protein, which translates to MKFYLKAAKVGDARGCYQLAALYVRGRGVKQNIARGLGYLQKAIRRGEIRAHHAMGLIYQYGYGIPQNIAKAKEHFLKGMKLGGPFAQIALDKIAHKK; encoded by the coding sequence TGCAAAGGTTGGGGATGCTAGGGGATGCTATCAATTAGCAGCCTTGTATGTGCGTGGCAGGGGAGTGAAGCAAAATATTGCAAGAGGTCTTGGGTATCTACAAAAAGCCATAAGGCGTGGAGAAATTAGGGCTCACCATGCAATGGGGCTGATTTATCAATACGGGTATGGCATACCGCAAAACATAGCCAAAGCTAAAGAGCATTTTCTAAAGGGGATGAAGCTAGGGGGCCCCTTTGCACAAATTGCTTTAGACAAAATAGCTCACAAAAAGTAA